One Candidatus Nitronauta litoralis genomic window, ATGGAACGCTTCCAGACGATTTTCAGCTTAGCCAGAGCATTGCAGAAGATGGTACGGCACTGCAAACTGTTCTACCCAAACCGGCACGCGCCTTGAACCTTAAGGAAGCCCAGCGTCTGCTGAAACCAAGTAAAAAATATGAAGTGAGTCGCTATCTTGACCTTAAGGAAAAAAATCTTGATGTATTACTCAATCGAAAGTCGTTTCCTTATGATCGATTGCATGAGTTGAAGAAACGAAAATACGGTGAACCTTCACGGCAGGAAGATCTATACTACAATAAGGAAACAGGTCAGTTTGAAACGTCTTTGCCGCTGGATAGCGCCTCACAGGACACAAGAGAGTCCAATGAGTTTTCCTTTGACTAGCCTGTTGTTTGAAACTCCAAGGTAAAAGTAAATGGACAATGTTCTAAAGAAAACAATTTTTTTCCTGCAGGCTTTCATTGTTATGCTATGCCTGAGTTTCAGTTTTACCGGGCAATCCATTGCTGCAGATTCAATTTTCAAAAAGAACAAATGCACCCAATGTCACCGTTTGAGCCCAGACACCCCCCTGGAACAGCGCAAGGGACCCGACTTGTTTTTTGCTGGAGACAAGTTCCAGGCCTCCTGGCTTGTCAACTGGCTGCAACAACCTGACCCGATCCGCCTCTCAGGCTTCATCGCCGACGCGGGATTTCTAAAAGGGAAACCATCCATCGCGACACCCCACCCGAAGCTCGAAAAAGAATCAGCGGAAACCATCGTGGAAAATCTGATGAAATTGAAATCAGGTGCGCTGGAAAATACCCCCACAGCTGAACTGGAAGAACCACTCAGTAAAGGCAAGCGTTTCAAATTTAAAATATTATTTGAAAGAGAGTATGGCTGCATCTCCTGTCATCAGTCTGTAAATCTGGCGGGACAACCTCGTGGAGGTGTTTCCGGCCCAATACTCTTAGACGCGGGTGACCGATTAAACGCAGGCTGGGTATACCACTGGCTGAAAAACCCCGAGGTGTTTGAAAAACGCGGACGCATGCCACGGTTCAAGTTGAATGAGGAGGAATTGAAGGCCCTGACTCGATACGTTATGTGGCACAAAAAAAGCGGGGATAAAAAATAATGTCCAGTTTAAATTTTAAAAAGGCCGCTTTGGTTGCACTGCTTTTATTCTTTCCATTGTTTGCCGGTGGTTGTGGAGAAAAAAAAGATGACCAACAAACTGAAAAGCCCCCGGCAACAGAGACAACAGAACCCGTTCCTGAATCACTGCAACCAGAACCTTCACCTGTAGTGAAAGCTCATCCGGTAACGGCCAAAACCCGTGAAACCTACCAATGGTATTGTGCCCAGTGTCATGGCATTAAAGGGAAGGGAAACGGAATCAATGCGCCCCACACTGCGGTACCACCACGCGACCACACCAAGTCCACATATCTGGAAACGCGAAGTGACGAACAGTTGTTCCACGTCATCAAGTTTGGTGGATTAGCCGGTGGCCGTGCTCCCTGTATGCCGAGCTGGGGGCATACTCTGGATGACAACATGATCCATTCACTGGTTAACTATATCCGTGAATTATGCGGATGCGAGTACTTGTGAGAATTTATTACTGATTCAGGACGGGCCAGATACTGGAATATTGATCTGTCCAGGGACGGATTTTTTGTTTTATCCTGCCTGATAGCCACTTTTGTTCCTTCTTCAATATCTCATGAGACTCAGGGTACTTTGTTAACGCCCCCCATATTGTAGCGGCTTTTAACGGAGGTTTTGCTTCCGGGTTTAATTTGAAACTGAAGTGCCAGCCCAATGCCTCGGCGTTACTATAGATAACGGGCAGCAGGTTCATAAACCGGTTGGAAACATGAAAGAAGATCACCCCTCCCTTTTTTAAAGCGCGGTCGTATTCCTTCATCGCCTCAACGGTCAACAGGTGAACAGGAATTGCATCACTGTTAAAAACATCAATGATTATCGCATCGTAAGTCTGATCCGGTTGTTTTCTCATGGTGACCCGCGCATCACCGTAAACAATATCAACTTTGCCTGGGTTATCTTTTAAAAACGTAAAATAGTTTTGCGCAATATGACCTACCATAGGATCAATCTCAAAATATTCCCATTCATCGCCTGCCTTTGCATACCCCGCAAGGGAACCTGCACCCAAACCCATTAGTGCCACTCGTTGCATCGGCAACTGTCTTTGCGTCAACAGCAATCCCATGGGAGAACCGGGATGAAAATACGTCAGGGGAATTTTCTTTCCACGCGGATCGAGAATCTGTGCGCCATGCATGGTGGTGCCGTGTTTCATCATGCGAAAACCGTTAAATTCATGAACCGTATGGACGCCATAGTGGTTGCGTGTTTTAAACACCAGTTGTTTTTGGACAAAGTTAGCGTCAAGGATTACCACCCACAATACCAATCCCGCCAGAACCACGGCATGCTGTTTCAGCCTCGTCCCCAGGCTGCCAAATAAAATCAGGAGAACCATTGCCGCGCCCAGGTCTACCAGGAAACGTCCCTCAGGTGCAATGCTTTTCCGCAACACGGGCCACATCAGGGTCACTCCCAGGATTGCCAGAAACTGAAAAACGAATATTGATTTTTTTCCCTGCCATTCTTTTTGTCCCAGAGCAAGCCCCCATGCTCCTAGTGCGAAAGAGATAAGTGTTTCAAGGGTCAAGTTGAAAACCCAGGGCGCTACCCAGTTGACAACGAAACCGCCAACAAAACCGCCGGCTGACAACACCATGTAATAGGCTGTCAATCCACTTGGGTCTTCCGGCTTGGCCTGGTTCAAACGGAAATGGCAGGCCAGGCAGAAAACAAAACACAGACTGAGCATTAATACCGGCCCAACGGACCTGGCCAACATCTGGTGGTCGGGGAACCAGTTCGCAATGGTGTTGTGTCCCAATTCCATCAGAGACTGCCCCATCATGTTGAAGAAAAAGAGGATGACACCCAGTGCGATGAACCACTGGATATAATCCAGAAACCATTTCGGGCAAAAGGGATTTTTCTTAAAACTGAGGACCAGAGTCAGCAGGTAAACGGCAAGCGGAAGTATCCACAAGAGGGGAACCGGAGCGATATTCAAAGTCAGCTCATTGGTCACCGCAAGAAAAAATGCAGAGGGTGCTGCACTCAGCAAGAGCCATTTTAAAAGCTGGCTACTGGGTACGGAGGGAAGTGATATTCCCGTTGGTTTGTCCTGTTTCTTGATAGGAACCAATAACTGTATGGCAATAAAAAGCACAACCACTAATGCGTATACAAACTCCCAGATACGCGTCTGCTCGGACAGGTCAAAATAGGGCTCCCAGAAAAACGGATAACTCAAAAGCGCGGCAAAGGCTCCCAGATTGGATCCGGCAAATAGCACATAGGGATTTTTACGCGCTTCCAAATGTGAATCCGAAAGGTGTACCTGAAGATAAACAGACAAGGTAGACAGCACAAAGAAAAGCCCACCAATAGTGAGCGTGAGGAGGAAAACAATCTCTCCCACAATGGGCCACTGGTAAGTGGGTTCCGCCATGCGGTCGACATTTATCGGCAGGAGAAGCAACGACAACGCGACGAGGTAGGTATGCACCATTCGAAATCGGGTGAACAACAGGCGCCCGTTCATTAAGTGAACGTAACCATACCCAATAAACAACAAGGCCTGATAGAAAACCAGAGTGATCCCCCACACCATATAACCACCACCGAATCCAGGGAGTATCGACTTCCCAAGGATCAATTCGATTTGGAATATCAGAAATGATGAGAGAAAAACCAGGGTCTGCAGGAGGAGTACACGCATATTTTTTTACCTGTCAAATAAAGTCGGTATTTTGATCAAAAACCCGAAAGGTGTATAGTGACCTTTTGGGTTCCACAAAATTCGGGAATCTCAATAAGGGTAACGGATTGCAGGTAATATGCAACTTGCGATCATACATTTTTATAAGGCCAATAATGGTTGACGTTGTACCATTTTCAGGTTTTCTTTACAACCGGGACAAGACGGGAGGATTGGAACAAGTCATAGCCCCTCCTTACGATGTGATCCGTCCGGAAATGCAGGACGCTCTTTACAACCGTCATCCCTTCAACGTGGTCCGACTCATCCTTGGGAAGCAATTCCCGGAAGACACTGACACCAACAACCGATACACACGCGCGGCAAAAAATTTTCATTCCTGGAAAGAGAATTCAATTCTTGTTCAGGATGCGTCTCCCGCATTTTATGTTCATAGTCAGAAATACGAATTCGAAGGCCGATCGATCACGCGTACCGGTTTTTTTGCTCGAGTCAAACTGGAAGAATTCGAACGGGGCAATATCTGCCCCCACGAATTTACGCTGGCCAAAGCCAAGCAGGACCGGGCTCAGCTTATCCGTGCCTGCAAAGCCAATTTCAGTCCGATATTCGGCCTCTTCTCGGATCCATCCAAACAGGTAGATGAGCGGTTACAATCAGCCATGAAAGCCGATCCCGATTATCAGGTCCACTATGAAGAAATTCAAAACCGTTTGTGGCGCGTCACAGATGCCGAAACCCTCGCGTTTCTATCCAATCAACTTCAAAACTGCAAGGTGACCATAGCAGACGGACACCATCGATACGAAACGGCATTGGGTTACTTTCAAGAGCATGGGAAAGAAGTGCCGGATGCCGGGTGGGTGCTCATGTTTCTCACCAATCTTGAGGCAGACGGCCTCGCCATTTACCCCACCCATCGGCAAATCAAGGTACCGGGGACCTTTAACCGGCTGGAATTTGAAAGCAGACTACAGGAATTTTTTGAAATCATTCCCCAGCCAAAAAATGCGACCACGCCAATACTACTCAGTTCACTGGCCAATGAGGGAAAAGCGAACATTTCATTTTGCGTTTATTTCGGCGCGGGTGAGGCATCAATTCTTCGCCTGAAAAATATAGACCTCGCCAGTCCATTGCGTGAAAAGGACGAACCGAAAGACTTGCTGCAACTGGATGTTTATCAATTACACACCCTGGTTCTGAAACACATTCTGGGAATCAATACACGCACACCGGAGGGTCAGGCTCACCTGCAATATAATGTGAGAGCAGAAGAGGCCCGGAAACATATAGACGCGGGGCAACAGGATATGGTTATTTTTATGAACACCACACCTATAGGAAAGGTCCGGGAGATGGCTGAAAAAGGAATCCGCCTGCCACAGAAAGCGACCTACTTTTATCCAAAGTTGCTGTCGGGACTCGTCATCAACGCATTCAAGACATGAAAATCCATCGCGCAGAATTTATTACGGGGGCCGTGCAACCCAAACAATATCCCGACACGGCTTTACCGGAAGTGGCATTCGCCGGACGTTCCAATGTCGGCAAATCATCTCTGCTGAACTCCCTGCTGAACAGGAAAAAGCTGGTGAAAACCAGCTCGACTCCGGGTAAAACTCAGGAAATAAATTTTTTTGATATCAATAGCCGCTGGATTTTTACTGACTTGCCGGGCTATGGATTTGCCAAGGCCCCGTCATCGGTGAGAAAAAAATGGGGTGTGATGATCGAGCGTTATCTGACCGGCCGTGAACCGTTAAAGCTGGTGGTTCTCATTCTCGACATTCGCCGAAACCCGACGGACCTCGATCTGCAAATGCAGGAATGGCTGGAGCACTACCAGATCCCCTACCTTCTGGTCGCCACAAAAGCAGACAAACTCAAGCAGGGAGAAACTGCGCGCCAACTAAAAAAAATCAAAGCTGAATTTGATCCGGAAGGGACACAACAGGTAATTGCCTATTCCAGCCAGTCAGACCTGGGCCGAAAAATCCTCTGGGGGAAAATCAGAAACTTCCTGCTGGAAGAAACCACAGAAGCGACTTCTTCCATCCCCCCAAACGAAATTTAAAATTCGGCCCCTTGCATCCTGACACCTGAAAAATTATTACCCCCACATATCGTCAGGGATTTCCAACCGTTCGACTTTCTTGCCGTTGACGATGTGCGAATCAAGGATTTCATCAACATCATCCGGCTGCACCCCCTTATACCAGACACCATCGGGATAAACGACCACAACAGGACCATTGGAACAGGGGCCCATACAGCCGGTGTTGGACAATAGCGCTTTTCCAAACAACATGCGTTGTTCGATTCCCATTCCAAATTTTTCCAGAACGGCCATGGCGTTGTTTTCACCACAGGAACCCCGAGGGTGGCCCGGTGGACGTGTGTTGTTGCAAACGAATATATGATAAGCAGGTTTCGGCATGAATCCTCCTCCAAAGGAAAAAATTAAAAAAGAAACCTTATCATGAGATGCCTTCCTGCACAATTCGAATCAGTCTCCAGCATGAAACCTGCTCCGAGTCTGTTTCAAATGCCCCCTCATACTCAGGAAACATAGGTTGTGTTCCGAATTTAGCTGGCTCCCGCCCGCAGCTCACCCTATACCTTCACCGTAAGGTTGTTGCCCCGCCGGATGGGAGAGAGTAAAATAAAAAACTTAAAGGCCTCCGCATTTGTTGAAGGCCTTTTAACCCCTTCCGGATTTTCATGAGTATTCCCCTTTCCAAAACAGCGTTGATGCGCCTTTCACCAGATGAAATAAAAAACCGCCTGAGCCAAAAGGGTGTGGTGCATCCCTCCCAGATTGAAATTCAACCACTCACGGGGGATGCTTCCACGCGCCGTTATTTCAGACTGATCCTCGATACCAGAATAGCGTCGGATGATTCAAACACTCTCATGGCGATGCAATTGGATGAACCCGAGCAAGGGGAAATGGACTGGCTCCTCATTCAGGATTACCTGGCCAACCTTAACCTCCCCGTTCCCAAGGTCTATGATTACTTCAAGGAAGATGGCATTCTCGTGCTTGAAGACCTGGGGGATATCACTCTCGAACAACGCCTCCAGGATGCAGAACCCTCCCAGGTAGATTTGTGGATGGACAAGGCAGTCGATCTGATTGCCACGCTACAAAGCAAGGCCGTAATACCAAAATCCCCTGCTTTCGAGCGCAGGTTCGATGTCGAAAAGCTGATGTGGGAATTCGATTTCATGTTGGAACATTATGCTGTGGGACTGCTGGGGAACCCGCCACCCGAAGGGCTGCTTAAGAAGTTGCGAGCTGAAATGACCAGCTTGTGTACCCGGCTTGAGGCCATTACTCCCTGTTATTGCCATCGCGATTATCACAGCCGCAACCTGATGGTACGGGGCGACCAACTGGTATTGATCGATTTCCAGGACGCAAGACTGGGGCCTCCGCAATACGACCTGGTTTCACTCCTGCGAGACTCGTACCATCCACTGCCTGAATCGACAGTCCGGAAAAAAACCGAGCGCTTCCTCCAAAAAAAAGAAGCGTTGGAAAACAAGCCTATTGATCGTGAAGAATTTTTAGTCGGCTTTGATCTAATGGCCATTCAAAGAGGGCTGAAGGCAATCGGCACTTTCGCGTATCAGAAAACCGTACTAGGCAATGCACGCTACGAACCTTGTATCGCTGGCACATTGCCCAATGTTAAACATGCACTCAGTCGTCGCCCAGAACTGACGAAACTAAAAAACGCTTTGCAGGAAGCCTTACCTCCGCTTCAAAACTCAGCGGACCTCTTATGATTTTAAAACGTTACGTCCTGAAATATTTTCTGCAAACCTACCTGCTCACACTGGGTGCGTTGATCAGCATGTTCCTTATCATCGACTGTTTTGAGCGGATTGATGAATTTGTTTCGCGTGATGCCCCGATGTCTTTCCTGTTTTTATATTACCTGTATAAAATTCCGTTCGTGTTTTTTTTCATGGCACCGCAAGCGGTTTTGCTGGCGACTGTTGTCACCCTGGCTACTCTGGCACGCAACAATGAATTCACGGCGATGAAAGCCTGCGGTATTGGTGTTACCGGCATCACCTTCCCTATTTTGAGCTGCTCGCTTGTAATCGCATTTTTCGTGGTGTTGTTAAACGAATTCGTCGCTCCGATCACCAGCGAACGGATGAACTATATTTATTATGTCGAAGTGCGCGGGATGGAGTCACAGGGCCACCTGCAACGCGACAACATCTGGCTCCGTTCGAGTAACGGTTCTATCTGGAACATCAGTTTTTACGATCCGGACAAATCCCTGATGCGCGGTGTGAGTCTGCTCTATTACGACGAAGAGGATCTGTACATGCGTCGCCGGGTCGATGCTGAACTGGTTCTCTGGAATGGCAAACAATGGGAATTCATGAATGGTTCCATACGCTATTTCACCAGTAAAAGTCTGAACAAAACTGATTTTTTTGAAAAGGAAACCTTCCCTGTTCTGGAATCGCCCAAGGACTTCAAGAAAATACAAAAGCGCCCTGAAGAGATGAGTCTGCGCGAAATGTACCGCACAATAAAAGCCAACGAAACCGAAGGCCTGGACACGCACCAGAACTGGGTCGATTTGCACCAGAAACTATCCTACCCCTTTATCGCAGTGGTGATGGCGCTCATCGGGATACCCCTTTCCATAAGGTCCAGCCGGACCGGAGGGATCCTGTTTTGCGTTTCGGTCAGCCTTTCCATTGGTTTCGTCTTCTCCTTCATTTACGCCATGGGCATCTCGCTGGGACATGGTGGAACCTTCAATCCCATTATGGCCACGTGGGGACCGTGCTTTCTGTTCATCTGTATTGGGCTTTATCTCCTGCTCACGATGGACAGCGAACGCATGTTGCCAATATAAGCCAGTATTTAATGAAACGATTCGCATCCATTGACCTGGGATCCAACACTGTAAGATTGCTGGTGGGCGAACAGCCGCCGGGTTCCGAACTGGCCATCCTCCGTGAGGAAAGAAGGATCATTCGCCTGGGTGAAGGACTGCACAAGGAAAAACGCCTGCTCAATCACCGCATGCAATTGGCTATCGATACCCTGAACGAGTTTCGTCAAATATGCTCGGAATATGGAGAGGTTTTTATTTATGCGGCGGCGACCAGCGCCGTTAGGGATGCCAGCAACCGCGATGAATTTGTCCAAAAGGTTAAATCAGAGACCGGAATGTCCCTCCAGGTCATCCCCTGGCAGGAAGAAGCATCCCTCACTCTCGACGGTGTCCTCTGGAAACTGTCTCCCGGAGACGACCCGTTCATCACGTTTGACATTGGAGGCGGCAGTACGGAATACATTCTGTCCAGAGGACGTGAGGTTCTCGCTTCTTGTGGCACAAAGCTGGGCGTGGTACGCCTGACCGAACGATTTATCACTCACCACCCTTCCGATCCAGAAGAACATCGGGCCCTGTCCGAATTTTTGTCGGATGAGCTGGGAAAAGTTCAGCAACAACTTGGGAGTCCACCTACAGGCAAACTGGTAGGAACTGCCGGAACCGTAACCACTCTGGCAGCTCTGGACCTGAATATTTTTCCTTATGATGAAGAAAAAATTCATGGGTCGACTCTTTCCATAAAACGGGTTGAGGAGTTGCTGGAAAATTTGAAGGCCATGACCCTTGAAGAAAGGGTGAAGTTGCAACCCCTGGAAAAGGGGCGCGAGGACCTCATCATCGCAGGGGCCACGGTGGCTCTCGAAACCATGCGGGCTTTTGAATGCGATACTTTGACAGTCAGCGAATACGCATTGAGGGAAGGGTTACTGCTCCGGGCGCAGGCCATTGCCGCAAAACAAACAACCTGATCCCAACCGGGGTTCAAGACCGGCCAAATATTGACATCCCCTTGTAATTACGATATTTTTGTAGATTAATCTATCTTTTAATTTAACGGTCCTCTATAAAAAAATCCCGACTTTTGCCACCACCTGACTTCCGAAATCCGGCAGCAGGCCCCTGCAAATCATAGTTAAGAGGCCCCCAAAAAACGAGACGCGTTTACCATGGCCAGCCGACAGACATCCTCAAAAAAAATCATCGACATAGACCAAGCTAAACAATCGGCAGGATTGCCCATGAAGGGACGGGATATTATCGTAAAATCCCTCGAAAACGAGGGCGTGGAAGTGATCTTCGGCTATCCGGGTGGTGCTTCCATGGAAATCCATCAAGCGCTGACACTCAGCAAGAAAATCCGACACATCCTGCCACGTCATGAGCAGGGCGCGGCCTTTGCTGCGGCAGGTTA contains:
- a CDS encoding cytochrome c; the encoded protein is MDNVLKKTIFFLQAFIVMLCLSFSFTGQSIAADSIFKKNKCTQCHRLSPDTPLEQRKGPDLFFAGDKFQASWLVNWLQQPDPIRLSGFIADAGFLKGKPSIATPHPKLEKESAETIVENLMKLKSGALENTPTAELEEPLSKGKRFKFKILFEREYGCISCHQSVNLAGQPRGGVSGPILLDAGDRLNAGWVYHWLKNPEVFEKRGRMPRFKLNEEELKALTRYVMWHKKSGDKK
- a CDS encoding c-type cytochrome, which translates into the protein MSSLNFKKAALVALLLFFPLFAGGCGEKKDDQQTEKPPATETTEPVPESLQPEPSPVVKAHPVTAKTRETYQWYCAQCHGIKGKGNGINAPHTAVPPRDHTKSTYLETRSDEQLFHVIKFGGLAGGRAPCMPSWGHTLDDNMIHSLVNYIRELCGCEYL
- a CDS encoding DUF1015 domain-containing protein, translated to MVDVVPFSGFLYNRDKTGGLEQVIAPPYDVIRPEMQDALYNRHPFNVVRLILGKQFPEDTDTNNRYTRAAKNFHSWKENSILVQDASPAFYVHSQKYEFEGRSITRTGFFARVKLEEFERGNICPHEFTLAKAKQDRAQLIRACKANFSPIFGLFSDPSKQVDERLQSAMKADPDYQVHYEEIQNRLWRVTDAETLAFLSNQLQNCKVTIADGHHRYETALGYFQEHGKEVPDAGWVLMFLTNLEADGLAIYPTHRQIKVPGTFNRLEFESRLQEFFEIIPQPKNATTPILLSSLANEGKANISFCVYFGAGEASILRLKNIDLASPLREKDEPKDLLQLDVYQLHTLVLKHILGINTRTPEGQAHLQYNVRAEEARKHIDAGQQDMVIFMNTTPIGKVREMAEKGIRLPQKATYFYPKLLSGLVINAFKT
- a CDS encoding YihA family ribosome biogenesis GTP-binding protein — translated: MKIHRAEFITGAVQPKQYPDTALPEVAFAGRSNVGKSSLLNSLLNRKKLVKTSSTPGKTQEINFFDINSRWIFTDLPGYGFAKAPSSVRKKWGVMIERYLTGREPLKLVVLILDIRRNPTDLDLQMQEWLEHYQIPYLLVATKADKLKQGETARQLKKIKAEFDPEGTQQVIAYSSQSDLGRKILWGKIRNFLLEETTEATSSIPPNEI
- a CDS encoding (2Fe-2S) ferredoxin domain-containing protein, translating into MPKPAYHIFVCNNTRPPGHPRGSCGENNAMAVLEKFGMGIEQRMLFGKALLSNTGCMGPCSNGPVVVVYPDGVWYKGVQPDDVDEILDSHIVNGKKVERLEIPDDMWG
- a CDS encoding phosphotransferase encodes the protein MSIPLSKTALMRLSPDEIKNRLSQKGVVHPSQIEIQPLTGDASTRRYFRLILDTRIASDDSNTLMAMQLDEPEQGEMDWLLIQDYLANLNLPVPKVYDYFKEDGILVLEDLGDITLEQRLQDAEPSQVDLWMDKAVDLIATLQSKAVIPKSPAFERRFDVEKLMWEFDFMLEHYAVGLLGNPPPEGLLKKLRAEMTSLCTRLEAITPCYCHRDYHSRNLMVRGDQLVLIDFQDARLGPPQYDLVSLLRDSYHPLPESTVRKKTERFLQKKEALENKPIDREEFLVGFDLMAIQRGLKAIGTFAYQKTVLGNARYEPCIAGTLPNVKHALSRRPELTKLKNALQEALPPLQNSADLL
- the lptG gene encoding LPS export ABC transporter permease LptG: MILKRYVLKYFLQTYLLTLGALISMFLIIDCFERIDEFVSRDAPMSFLFLYYLYKIPFVFFFMAPQAVLLATVVTLATLARNNEFTAMKACGIGVTGITFPILSCSLVIAFFVVLLNEFVAPITSERMNYIYYVEVRGMESQGHLQRDNIWLRSSNGSIWNISFYDPDKSLMRGVSLLYYDEEDLYMRRRVDAELVLWNGKQWEFMNGSIRYFTSKSLNKTDFFEKETFPVLESPKDFKKIQKRPEEMSLREMYRTIKANETEGLDTHQNWVDLHQKLSYPFIAVVMALIGIPLSIRSSRTGGILFCVSVSLSIGFVFSFIYAMGISLGHGGTFNPIMATWGPCFLFICIGLYLLLTMDSERMLPI
- a CDS encoding Ppx/GppA family phosphatase, producing MKRFASIDLGSNTVRLLVGEQPPGSELAILREERRIIRLGEGLHKEKRLLNHRMQLAIDTLNEFRQICSEYGEVFIYAAATSAVRDASNRDEFVQKVKSETGMSLQVIPWQEEASLTLDGVLWKLSPGDDPFITFDIGGGSTEYILSRGREVLASCGTKLGVVRLTERFITHHPSDPEEHRALSEFLSDELGKVQQQLGSPPTGKLVGTAGTVTTLAALDLNIFPYDEEKIHGSTLSIKRVEELLENLKAMTLEERVKLQPLEKGREDLIIAGATVALETMRAFECDTLTVSEYALREGLLLRAQAIAAKQTT